Below is a genomic region from Salvelinus fontinalis isolate EN_2023a chromosome 38, ASM2944872v1, whole genome shotgun sequence.
tctgggaccaggctgataTTTTAGGCCTAGTAGCCCTTATTAAAGACATCCCCCCTTTTGTTCCTCCACAGGATCGGGGGGCTTCTCACTCACTGGACCAGACCTTTTCCTGGGTGTTCCACCAATGAATGGAGAGCAGCCTGTCTACATGGGAGCACAAGTATGGAACTTCACTCTCATTCACTTCATGTTACATATCATCTTTATTTTAGCTCGTAGCTAATTGAGATCACATTCTCATTCACAACAACAACCTTGGGGATGAGTTGTATTGGAGTGGAGAGGGGTTAATGTAGGTTAATGCCACTACAAGTCACCATGTCTTTTTCTCTTTTGCAGACTAATGGGAACTGGCAAGGGCAAAACACACCCCCCTCTGCCACTTCCCCGGGAAAGGACCACTCGGGGGACTCTGACTGATGGCCCCGCCCCCTTTGGGTCGATGACATAGATGGAAAGATTGACAACGGAAAAAGACTGAAAGAATGATATCACTCTTACTTGGCTGCAGTTTTTGTATGTCTTTTCAGTTTCTTACTGTCCAATGATACTGTTCATTATGTTTGTATGagctgagtatgtgtgtgtgatgttttgtATTGGGATCATGGGTTTTTGTTTTCCACTACTTTATATGTTACTGTGGTATGTAGGCAGAGAGGCTTGGGAAATTGCGTTACCATTGTTTTATTAGGCTATATTATTAATGCTGTTATTACAAATATTTTAGGATTTTCGTTTAAAGCTCAGATATAGTTGCATTTAGAGGATGTGGGGGCAATATAGAAAATCCAAAGATTTAGTGTGTTTGTTTTCTCTTTTCTACTGGgcttgtttgtctgtgtgtctataTCATGAATGAAGTGTGTGTGCTGGTTATATTAACGGTTTGAATGAGTATATCAACAGTGCTGTCATTCTGTACAGTGAGTGAAAAACACCTGTATTCTCTCTACCTCTTTTACAATAAAGTCTCTGTATTCACAGTCTGTTGGTCTGTCTTGATTGGTTGATATCAGCATAAGAGAGACGGGCCACTCCCTAATATGGCAGATGAAAAAAATAATTGCACATGAATCATTTCATAGTTTATTGATTTAGATATTTAGAGTAAATTAAGTTACTCATTTATTGACTGAGTTTATATCCCGTCTGTCAATCTGCTGTTATTTAGGGGCAAGGAGCCTGTTACAGAAAATGTAAAAAGCACATGATTGACATGGTATTTGGGGTAATTTTAGCAGAGCCCTCTCCTTTACAAAGCTGTTTGTTTAGAGTCCGGCATGTGGTTATTTAGCTTCTCACTTCGGGCTTTCTGGTCTGCCTTTTTAAAACTTGCTGTCTCAATCTCTTGCGCCGCCCTGTTGGGGTTATCGCTACTATCGACTATTGATCTACGATTTGATTTGGTGGGAGCATCTGTAGGAGGGACTACGATCACTCTTTCTATGGGCTCATCTATGGCAATTTTCTCTGATAAGGCAACATAAGTCGGTTCGGGCTGCTGTGAAATGGAGTGACGCTGCATTGCATTCTGGGTACAGGAGAAGGACCGCTGTCGAGGAGCAGGCTGGGGTAACAGGAAGTGCGGTGTCGCTGCTCTCGGGACTTCCTGGGGCCTTTCACGATCTTCGTCCTCTGAGGTAACTTCCTGCAGAGTGCTGATTGGCCGTGGGGGACGCCCCATGATTCTTGGGGTGACCAATGCGGTCACTGATTGGTTGAGCTGTGGCCGCCAGTTCTGAGGGGAAGGGCACTGCATTCCGCCCATTGACCAATCACTGTCAAAAGAAGAGGACGATGATATGAGTAAGCAGTGATGAATTTGCCTTACCAAGATTAGCAAATTGCTAAATGTTATTGTGAGTAGATATGCCACAAGACTTTACCTTGGTGGAGGCGAAGACATATCCCGATGCCCTATGACACCAGAGAAGGAGGCACTTCTCCCAGGGAGCCCAGGGGAATTCACCCATTGGCTATACAGCAAGGCACGCTCATCCCACAGCATATCATTGGCTTGCTCCATAGGAATAGGCCCTCTCTGAACCCTGTGAGCCAATAGGAGCTCCAGGACTTGATGATGCATGCCCTCTTGGGCAACATCCAGTGCCCGGCGTCCTCTGCGATCAGACAGATCCTGATTGGCCCCGTTCAGGAGCAGGAACCGGGCGGTGTCGTAGCAACCGTGGAGGGCGGAGAGGAACAGAGCAGTCTCACCCTATCAGATAATGGGAGTGGTATATATCAGAGAAGGGGAGTGTTGAAGCAATAATATGGGAGTACCTTAAAGTTGAACCATTCTACACAGATTCAACTGAATATAGTTTCTTCGAAGTTCCTCTTCCTAAATCGTCATACTAGTACGTGAAGAATCATAAAAGCAGAGGCTTCTGCTGGCCTTGGTACCTTGTTGTCCTGTAGGTCCACCGCAGCACCGTAGCGAGTGAGGGTTCTTGTCAAGGAAAGGTGGTTAACTGAGGATGCCCAGTGGAGGGCTGATCTCCCTGGGAGAGAGAGTGCATTTCAAGTGGAGGAAGGTGAGGGAGGGAAGGTAGGAGTTCagtacagaaagagagggagtaagTCAGCCAGTGAACAAACATTATACAACAGAGTCAAGCCTAAAGGGTGAAAGACGGGGAAGAGGGAGATTTTGAAAGGGAGGAAATGAGAATGCAAATGATGGTGAGGGCCTAGGGAATCAgcccgagagggagagagagagagatggtgagagagagagagagagagagagagagagagagagagatggagagagagagagagagagagagatggagagagagagagagagagagagagagagagagagagagagagagagagagagagagagagagagagagagagagagcaaggaatGGTACATCCACACTGCCTGGGCACTAGGGCACATTAACTTCTGTATCGGTTTGAGAGGGGGGCAGCAGGGGTGCTGTAGAGAGGAATGGAAAGGAAGAGTGGGAAGCCATGGAGGTTTTAccagaacagaagagaagaggagggacacAAAAAGGGACGTGACATGGGGAGgaccagagagagatggggtcAGTTACACTGGTTACTCAACCCTTCAAAGTAATACAATATAGTAATATGTATGCGAGGCAGTGTGTTTATAAGCTAGTTATTACACCTACGGAAGCTACATAACATTTATGGACATTTGTTCCATGCAATATcgatttttaaaatacatttgcacaataatCCTCCCATGACACTCCACAGGGAAGTTCAGTTAACTTGGTTTATTTGACTGTCTAGCCTACATTTTGGTTAATAATGTAATTGGGAAATTGGGAGAGTAAAGGGATACCAGTGTGGTCTGTGTTGTTGACCGGCACCCCAGCTCGTAGCAGCTCCAGAACCACGCGGTCAAGCCCACTCCGGACCGCACGAATCAGGACCACTGACCCATCTGGACCACACCACTGAACCGAACCAGACTGTCAAAATAATGTTTGGTACGGTCAAAATAGAATACTGTAAATAATAACCAGCGttatctaaaatgtaaataaacatatTGACATTTATGTAGAACATTTATGGAACTCACTTGATTGGGTGTTCTGTGATGTGGCGACGGGACAGCATTTCTCTCCCATCCTCTTGGGGGGGCTAAAAGTGGAGCTGAAAGTCAATTTAGTTACATGCTTAGTTATGTTGTGCAAACCGTAAACTATTCTGTGACAAATGAATGTAAGAGAATAATGAATCATTTTACAAGCCTATTAATGCAGTATGTTAACCATGATCAGGAGGTGATTTTACTTTGTGTGGGTGATTGTGGGTGGCTCGGAGGGCTGCGGTAGTGCTTCTGCTCTTGCGTTCGATGGTCACAGATGGACCTGTTGATGTCCTCCATAGAACTCTGGGTAAAGTCAGTGTCACTTCCAATATCCAGGTCCTTTTTCAAGGGCCTGAAATCACACGTTTATGTCCTGAATAGCAGTACTTGTGCTTGGGATATGACTACAGTATTACTAATATTGTGTAAAATAGAGGTAGTCCAACAGAACAGTTTTATcttacagacagattaaaagTTCAGTTAGGTTAAAATGACCCTAATGGAAACAACTGAAAGCCATACAACCCATTACAATGAAGCATACTGTTATCTGATCACAGCACTGTTGATTTACTAGACTGAACATCCTCTAACTTCTCCTTCATCTTCACTCACTGCAGTCGAAGGGCATCCTCCCCCAGTGGATCTCTGCGTCTTTTCTTCTCAGCCTCCTTTGCTTTCTTCTTCTTTATCCcattcctgtctttctctctccctgtcctgcccCTCCGCTCTCGGTGGGGTGTGTGCTGTGCCCATGCCTTGGCCGCATTGGCTCCGCTGTCATTCTCAGTGACAGTGGATCTGtgcctaaccctctctcctccctccctctccgctcGTCGTCGTCTCACCCTTCTGATCGCCAAGACAACCATCAAGACCAAAGCCAGTACCAGGCCCGTTGCCACGCCGATCACAGCCCATAGCCATGGAGGTGTTGCTCCTGTGCGGAGAAGGGGTGCAGAGGTATTAGGTGGTactcatttacacacacacacacacacacacacacacacacacacacacacacacacacacacacacacacacacacacacacacacacacacacacacacacacacacacacacacacacacacacacacacacacacacacacacacacacacacacacacacacacacacacacaaacacactatgtAACAGGATACATACCATTAGTTTCCTCTTTTTCCTCAACTgggtcctcctctctccctcctatttCCTCCCCAATCCCTCTTACACTAATAATGGCCTTTAATTCTGGGTGAGAGGGGACCGACACACGAGTCGACGACGTAGCAGCCCGCAGGAAGTTAGCTGCTTCGATGGCGTATGGGAAACAGGTAGAAGGAAGACGGGAGCACGGCCTGTTATCCACTTGCAGGAATAGGAGAGAGCTGTTTCAGAGAGATTGGGAGTGAGAACATTGATGAGATGTTAACAAAAGAGACTAGGTTAAGGTAAAACATTTGGGGAACCAAAATCATAATCTCTTTCTCGTTACCCATTTGAGTCATCCGAGGAAGCTTGAGCCAGCAGGTTTTCGAGCTGCTGGGGATTAAAGGTGAAGAGGTCCTTGCTGGGGTCAAGGGGCACCATGCCGCGCAATCTGAGGGGCGTCTGCAGGAGGGTGCTGAGGGCCCAGAGGAGGGAACTGTTGGAAAATGTGCCGTGTTGCAGGGGGACGTGGGTTTGCAGGAGCAGGGTGCCCTTTGCCCACAGAGGGCTGTGGTGCCTGTGACAGTCACTCCCGTCCCAGCCACAGGCGGCGCTTTCACAGCCCTGGTCACAGTAAGAGTTGGCATAGTGGTCTCGGCAGTAGTGGATGTGGCCTGAACTGAGAGGTGGGATAGTTGGAGGGATGCAGAGAAAGCGTGAACCCCAGCTGAAACATCTGGATGTATACAAAAAGGAAAGTGATAGTGATAAAGAGTAAAGAGCAGGGTACGTTTCATTCCAGTGAGatgttctctcccctctgctcttaTTCACTCCCCTCACCATGAATATGAGACTACTGGGTAAGATTAAGTCACCATGTTGCTTTCACATATCCAGTCCTGTTTGATCCATGAAGGAGAGTGCACAAAGGGAAGGGTTGATGGAACATCTTCCTGGAATGAAATGCAGCCCAGATCTCCCTACTGCTACAGTGTCTTACTTGCAGCGTCCTTTGTCCCTCAGACAGTCGAACCCGTCCCTCAGACACTCAGGCTCGGTGCACTCTTTATCACATGACCCATCTCCAAACTTGGCCTTACACTGTCTGGATGGACACTGGGCCCAGGGGTCACCCCCGGGAGACGCTGCTgctgaatcacacacacacacacacacacacacacacacacacacacacacacacacacacacacacacacacacacacacacacacacacacat
It encodes:
- the LOC129837184 gene encoding neurogenic locus notch homolog protein 3-like isoform X2; this translates as MMLVLWTAVLLGLSRWCQAASPGGDPWAQCPSRQCKAKFGDGSCDKECTEPECLRDGFDCLRDKGRCNSGHIHYCRDHYANSYCDQGCESAACGWDGSDCHRHHSPLWAKGTLLLQTHVPLQHGTFSNSSLLWALSTLLQTPLRLRGMVPLDPSKDLFTFNPQQLENLLAQASSDDSNGSLLFLQVDNRPCSRLPSTCFPYAIEAANFLRAATSSTRVSVPSHPELKAIISVRGIGEEIGGREEDPVEEKEETNGATPPWLWAVIGVATGLVLALVLMVVLAIRRVRRRRAEREGGERVRHRSTVTENDSGANAAKAWAQHTPHRERRGRTGREKDRNGIKKKKAKEAEKKRRRDPLGEDALRLQPLKKDLDIGSDTDFTQSSMEDINRSICDHRTQEQKHYRSPPSHPQSPTQTPLLAPPRGWERNAVPSPHHRTPNQSGSVQWCGPDGSVVLIRAVRSGLDRVVLELLRAGVPVNNTDHTGRSALHWASSVNHLSLTRTLTRYGAAVDLQDNKGETALFLSALHGCYDTARFLLLNGANQDLSDRRGRRALDVAQEGMHHQVLELLLAHRVQRGPIPMEQANDMLWDERALLYSQWVNSPGLPGRSASFSGVIGHRDMSSPPPSDWSMGGMQCPSPQNWRPQLNQSVTALVTPRIMGRPPRPISTLQEVTSEDEDRERPQEVPRAATPHFLLPQPAPRQRSFSCTQNAMQRHSISQQPEPTYVALSEKIAIDEPIERVIVVPPTDAPTKSNRRSIVDSSDNPNRAAQEIETASFKKADQKARSEKLNNHMPDSKQTAL
- the LOC129837184 gene encoding neurogenic locus notch homolog protein 3-like isoform X1, which translates into the protein MMLVLWTAVLLGLSRWCQAAASPGGDPWAQCPSRQCKAKFGDGSCDKECTEPECLRDGFDCLRDKGRCNSGHIHYCRDHYANSYCDQGCESAACGWDGSDCHRHHSPLWAKGTLLLQTHVPLQHGTFSNSSLLWALSTLLQTPLRLRGMVPLDPSKDLFTFNPQQLENLLAQASSDDSNGSLLFLQVDNRPCSRLPSTCFPYAIEAANFLRAATSSTRVSVPSHPELKAIISVRGIGEEIGGREEDPVEEKEETNGATPPWLWAVIGVATGLVLALVLMVVLAIRRVRRRRAEREGGERVRHRSTVTENDSGANAAKAWAQHTPHRERRGRTGREKDRNGIKKKKAKEAEKKRRRDPLGEDALRLQPLKKDLDIGSDTDFTQSSMEDINRSICDHRTQEQKHYRSPPSHPQSPTQTPLLAPPRGWERNAVPSPHHRTPNQSGSVQWCGPDGSVVLIRAVRSGLDRVVLELLRAGVPVNNTDHTGRSALHWASSVNHLSLTRTLTRYGAAVDLQDNKGETALFLSALHGCYDTARFLLLNGANQDLSDRRGRRALDVAQEGMHHQVLELLLAHRVQRGPIPMEQANDMLWDERALLYSQWVNSPGLPGRSASFSGVIGHRDMSSPPPSDWSMGGMQCPSPQNWRPQLNQSVTALVTPRIMGRPPRPISTLQEVTSEDEDRERPQEVPRAATPHFLLPQPAPRQRSFSCTQNAMQRHSISQQPEPTYVALSEKIAIDEPIERVIVVPPTDAPTKSNRRSIVDSSDNPNRAAQEIETASFKKADQKARSEKLNNHMPDSKQTAL